The following coding sequences are from one Paracoccus alcaliphilus window:
- a CDS encoding DUF2852 domain-containing protein, whose protein sequence is MTGITGPVGRARDWLDERGRPAWIVTMVLGFVLFWPVGLAVLAYMIWSKRMFGCSSKRSSARYYAAPTGNSAFDAYRSETLKRLEDEHRDFVGFLQKLREAKDKAEFDQFMQQRDDKAEA, encoded by the coding sequence CGGTCGCGCCCGCGACTGGCTGGATGAGCGCGGGCGGCCCGCATGGATCGTGACGATGGTCCTTGGGTTCGTGCTGTTCTGGCCGGTGGGTCTCGCCGTCCTTGCCTATATGATCTGGAGTAAACGCATGTTCGGATGCAGCAGCAAACGCAGCAGCGCGCGCTATTACGCCGCGCCCACCGGAAACTCGGCTTTCGACGCCTATCGCAGCGAGACGCTGAAACGGCTGGAGGATGAGCACCGCGATTTCGTGGGTTTCCTGCAAAAACTGCGCGAGGCCAAGGACAAGGCGGAATTCGACCAGTTCATGCAGCAACGCGACGACAAGGCCGAGGCGTGA